Proteins encoded by one window of Ursus arctos isolate Adak ecotype North America unplaced genomic scaffold, UrsArc2.0 scaffold_22, whole genome shotgun sequence:
- the TREH gene encoding trehalase isoform X2 has protein sequence MQAKTRELCLLLLLGLGSQGALPPPCDSQIYCHGELLHHVQMAKLYQDDKQFVDMPLSLAPDQVLQRFGELAAAYNHSIPQQQLQAFIQEHFQSVGQELQSWTPEDWKDSPRFLQKISDPKLRAWGEQLHQLWKKLGKKVKPEVLSHPEQFSLIYSAHPFIVPGGRFLEFYYWDSYWVMEGLLLSEMPGTVKGMLQNFLDLVRIYGHVPNGARVYYLQRSQPPLLTLMMDRYLTHTNDTAFLRDNIGTLALELDFWTENRTISVSSGGKSYVLNHYAVPYGGPRPESYSKDAELADTLPEGDREALWAELKAGAESGWDFSSRWLVGGPDPTLLSSIRTSKFVPVDLNAFLCQAEELMSNFYSRLGNDIQAAKYRDLRQQRIAAMRAILWDEEKGAWFDYDLEKGKKNLEFYPSNLTPLWSGCFSDLDAVDKALKYLEDSQILTYQYGIPTSLQNTGQQWDFPNAWAPLQDLVIRGLAKSPSPRAQEVAFQLAQNWIRTNFEVYSQKSAMFEKYDISNGGQPGGGGEYEVQEGFGWTNGVVLMLLDRYGDRLSSGTQTAFLEPHCLSAALLLSLLPSLLPQ, from the exons ATGCAGGCGAAGACCCGGGAGCTGTGTCTCTTGCTTTTGTTGGGACTGGGGTCCCAGGgcgccctgcccccaccctgtgaCAG CCAGATTTACTGCCACGGGGAGCTCCTGCACCACGTGCAGATGGCCAAGCTCTACCAGGATGACAAGCAGTTCGTGGACATGCCGCTGTCCTTGGCTCCAG ACCAGGTCCTGCAGCGCTTCGGTGAGCTGGCCGCCGCCTACAACCACAGCATTCCCCAGCAGCAGCTGCAGGCATTCATCCAAGAGCACTTCCAGTCCGTGGGGCAGGAACTGCAGTCCTGGACTCCTGAGGACTGGAAGGACAG CCCCCGGTTCCTGCAGAAGATCTCTGACCCCAAGCTGCGAGCCTGGGGAGAACAGCTCCACCAGCTCTGGAAGAAACTAGGAAAGAAG GTGAAGCCAGAGGTCCTCAGCCACCCGGAGCAGTTCTCGCTGATCTACTCGGCCCACCCCTTCATCGTGCCTGGCGGGCGCTTCCTCGAATTCTACTACTG GGACTCCTACTGGGTGATGGAGGGGCTGCTGCTCTCTGAGATGCCCGGGACGGTGAAGGGCATGCTGCAGAACTTCCTGGACCTGGTGCGGAT CTACGGCCACGTCCCCAACGGGGCCCGCGTGTACTACCTGCAGCGGAGCCAGCCCCCGCTCCTGACGCTCATGATGGACCGCTACCTGACCCACACCAACGACACCGCCTTCCTCCG GGACAACATCGGGACCCTAGCCTTGGAATTGGACTTCTGGACGGAGAACAGGACCATCTCTGTGAGCTCGGGGGGAAAGAGCTACGTCCTGAATCACTATGCTGTCCCTTATGGGGGACCCAG GCCGGAGTCCTACAGCAAAGATGCCGAGCTGGCAGACACATTGCCGGAAG GGGACCGGGAGGCTCTGTGGGCTGAGCTCAAGGCTGGGGCTGAGTCTGGCTGGGACTTCTCTTCACGGTGGCTCGTCGGAGGCCCAGACCCCACATTGCTCAGCAGCATCCGGACCAGCAAATTCGTGCCTGTTGACCTCAATGCCTTCCTATGCCAGGCAGAGGAGCTGATGAGCAACTTCTACTCCAGACTGG GGAACGACATCCAAGCCGCAAAGTACAGAGATCTGCGGCAACAGCGCATAGCTGCCATGAGAGCCATCCTGTGGGATGAAGAGAAAGGTGCCTGGTTTGACTATGAccttgagaaaggaaagaagaacctAGAGTTTTACCCATCCAACCTCACTCCTCTCTGGTCCGGCTGTTTCTCTGACCTAGACGCCGTGGACAAGGCCCTGAAATATCTGGAG GACAGCCAGATCTTGACCTACCAGTACGGGATCCCGACCTCTCTCCAGAACACAGGCCAGCAGTGGGACTTCCCCAATGCCTGGGCCCCCCTTCAGGACCTGGTCATCAGAG GTCTGGCCAAGTCTCCTTCACCTCGGGCCCAGGAAGTGGCTTTCCAGCTAGCTCAGAATTGGATCCGAACCAACTTTGAGGTCTACTCCCAAAAGTCAGCCATGTTTGAGAAG TATGACATCAGCAATGGTGGTCAgccaggtggtggaggggagtATGAAGTTCAG GAGGGCTTTGGCTGGACCAATGGAGTGGTCCTGATGCTCTTAGACCGCTATGGTGACCGGCTGAGCTCGGGGACCCAGACAGCTTTCCTGGAGCCCCACTGCCTCTCCGCTGCCCTTCTGctcagcctcctccccagcctcctgccacAGTGA
- the TREH gene encoding trehalase isoform X1 yields the protein MQAKTRELCLLLLLGLGSQGALPPPCDSQIYCHGELLHHVQMAKLYQDDKQFVDMPLSLAPDQVLQRFGELAAAYNHSIPQQQLQAFIQEHFQSVGQELQSWTPEDWKDSPRFLQKISDPKLRAWGEQLHQLWKKLGKKAQRGQWFAQGCTAPVPEDGSPGSLGLAWRWQQRQGKGSGGNGPGPNTSRCLVSTCQGRAELAGTPEAGMWGPSRPDFGGSGLAQSHTADLQQSQHSCTGRQGLHTAGPAGSLCPLSRLQVKPEVLSHPEQFSLIYSAHPFIVPGGRFLEFYYWDSYWVMEGLLLSEMPGTVKGMLQNFLDLVRIYGHVPNGARVYYLQRSQPPLLTLMMDRYLTHTNDTAFLRDNIGTLALELDFWTENRTISVSSGGKSYVLNHYAVPYGGPRPESYSKDAELADTLPEGDREALWAELKAGAESGWDFSSRWLVGGPDPTLLSSIRTSKFVPVDLNAFLCQAEELMSNFYSRLGNDIQAAKYRDLRQQRIAAMRAILWDEEKGAWFDYDLEKGKKNLEFYPSNLTPLWSGCFSDLDAVDKALKYLEDSQILTYQYGIPTSLQNTGQQWDFPNAWAPLQDLVIRGLAKSPSPRAQEVAFQLAQNWIRTNFEVYSQKSAMFEKYDISNGGQPGGGGEYEVQEGFGWTNGVVLMLLDRYGDRLSSGTQTAFLEPHCLSAALLLSLLPSLLPQ from the exons ATGCAGGCGAAGACCCGGGAGCTGTGTCTCTTGCTTTTGTTGGGACTGGGGTCCCAGGgcgccctgcccccaccctgtgaCAG CCAGATTTACTGCCACGGGGAGCTCCTGCACCACGTGCAGATGGCCAAGCTCTACCAGGATGACAAGCAGTTCGTGGACATGCCGCTGTCCTTGGCTCCAG ACCAGGTCCTGCAGCGCTTCGGTGAGCTGGCCGCCGCCTACAACCACAGCATTCCCCAGCAGCAGCTGCAGGCATTCATCCAAGAGCACTTCCAGTCCGTGGGGCAGGAACTGCAGTCCTGGACTCCTGAGGACTGGAAGGACAG CCCCCGGTTCCTGCAGAAGATCTCTGACCCCAAGCTGCGAGCCTGGGGAGAACAGCTCCACCAGCTCTGGAAGAAACTAGGAAAGAAG gctcagagagggcagtgGTTTGCTCAAGGCTGCACAGCACCTGTCCCAGAGGATGGGAGCCCTGGGTCTCTGGGCCTGGCTTGGCGGTGGCAGCAGAgacaggggaaggggagtggaggaAACGGTCCTGGTCCTAATACTAGTCGCTGCCTGGTGAGCACCTGCCAGGGCCGGGCTGAGTTAGCAGGGACTCCAGAGGCCGGCATGTGGGGGCCGAGCAGACCCGACTTCGGCGGCTCCGgccttgcccaaagccacacggCTGACCTGCAGCAGAGCCAGCACTCCTGCACCGGCCGCCAGGGCCTCCACACGGCGGGGCCCGCGGGCTCTCTGTGCCCTCTGTCCCGACTGCAGGTGAAGCCAGAGGTCCTCAGCCACCCGGAGCAGTTCTCGCTGATCTACTCGGCCCACCCCTTCATCGTGCCTGGCGGGCGCTTCCTCGAATTCTACTACTG GGACTCCTACTGGGTGATGGAGGGGCTGCTGCTCTCTGAGATGCCCGGGACGGTGAAGGGCATGCTGCAGAACTTCCTGGACCTGGTGCGGAT CTACGGCCACGTCCCCAACGGGGCCCGCGTGTACTACCTGCAGCGGAGCCAGCCCCCGCTCCTGACGCTCATGATGGACCGCTACCTGACCCACACCAACGACACCGCCTTCCTCCG GGACAACATCGGGACCCTAGCCTTGGAATTGGACTTCTGGACGGAGAACAGGACCATCTCTGTGAGCTCGGGGGGAAAGAGCTACGTCCTGAATCACTATGCTGTCCCTTATGGGGGACCCAG GCCGGAGTCCTACAGCAAAGATGCCGAGCTGGCAGACACATTGCCGGAAG GGGACCGGGAGGCTCTGTGGGCTGAGCTCAAGGCTGGGGCTGAGTCTGGCTGGGACTTCTCTTCACGGTGGCTCGTCGGAGGCCCAGACCCCACATTGCTCAGCAGCATCCGGACCAGCAAATTCGTGCCTGTTGACCTCAATGCCTTCCTATGCCAGGCAGAGGAGCTGATGAGCAACTTCTACTCCAGACTGG GGAACGACATCCAAGCCGCAAAGTACAGAGATCTGCGGCAACAGCGCATAGCTGCCATGAGAGCCATCCTGTGGGATGAAGAGAAAGGTGCCTGGTTTGACTATGAccttgagaaaggaaagaagaacctAGAGTTTTACCCATCCAACCTCACTCCTCTCTGGTCCGGCTGTTTCTCTGACCTAGACGCCGTGGACAAGGCCCTGAAATATCTGGAG GACAGCCAGATCTTGACCTACCAGTACGGGATCCCGACCTCTCTCCAGAACACAGGCCAGCAGTGGGACTTCCCCAATGCCTGGGCCCCCCTTCAGGACCTGGTCATCAGAG GTCTGGCCAAGTCTCCTTCACCTCGGGCCCAGGAAGTGGCTTTCCAGCTAGCTCAGAATTGGATCCGAACCAACTTTGAGGTCTACTCCCAAAAGTCAGCCATGTTTGAGAAG TATGACATCAGCAATGGTGGTCAgccaggtggtggaggggagtATGAAGTTCAG GAGGGCTTTGGCTGGACCAATGGAGTGGTCCTGATGCTCTTAGACCGCTATGGTGACCGGCTGAGCTCGGGGACCCAGACAGCTTTCCTGGAGCCCCACTGCCTCTCCGCTGCCCTTCTGctcagcctcctccccagcctcctgccacAGTGA